A section of the Aricia agestis chromosome 4, ilAriAges1.1, whole genome shotgun sequence genome encodes:
- the LOC121726610 gene encoding leucine-rich repeat and immunoglobulin-like domain-containing nogo receptor-interacting protein 3, whose translation MQWLHKILTLAVICTAVIRAEECPSTCVCTKTSLRCSNTPVPGDKLTKSTLNKYGVELEEIIWVDSNITTIENAFDGLNKIKYIDLSRNEILRTEHGLFARLTDLKFINISRNKIEDLPRFTFADLVNVEYLDISYNNLQAIPFQVFGQMTSLQHLDISYNKLATFLDYYFQPNRQLKKLFLNNNSLVKITSNALVNLKELEVLDISSNKLDNIPKSIFDNLEELRELNLSYNNFLNISQDALKNLSKLKWLNMGGNRLKVMPSLLFQYNEYLETIYLDHTDIAVIQNTNFKGLKNLKQLFIRSNEWLKEIEPFVFQDVPTITHLDISSNALTFLPLSLNMLTQLEELRIHGNPWACDCRMAWFGNWIEKRKDIVKTDLSCRLAYPNDMLAILNNTNCKPPNLVYSSPLSLHRLQTDALLQCKFEGNPAPSITWVTPTRDVYHWNPNEPEPDIFHKHGIAHDQYYRAIDYANSRVKIRDDGSLIVTDIHREDCGTYICFASNPTANATVEVVLNIDPMTMFEIKMYSLLFGALCAIGFLGLTLAVQALRYIFYRFRLLETCCSCCTCVNRDAPRTRQIYSMLDNIEQYKRQQLEKLRENYAVQVHRIKENCTQQMEWIQSSYSSQATHLRNIRDIGTNHLTAMKDQYYDQVKRVRDYSTCQLNWVRENYVFQRNKIRKFSAHQILRLRESYKYQQQTLNKVLENLPSFYFENCRSGSCGRSDSMAFDPDVEVIDMYLKTKIEKLAKLPSPILDDESRVSVYYTPTERSIDSRKNSMSIPEGIHINMIERAPPAPPRLLAMIKPLPAPPPTESTSGIQTPSRSSAHTSKQKYPDDAKPSSEPLLGHHDVFREARKRKTMAASLSSPELGVLEKEPGKEQSRVLLAVEFTKPECQVRHAAGQLVCGECAKLCENTPL comes from the exons ATGCAGTGGCTGCACAAAATATTGACGCTGGCAGTAATTTGCACAGCAGTGATTCGTGCAGAAGAATGTCCATCTACTTGCGTTTGCACGAAGACAAGTTTAAGATGCTCCAACACCCCAGTTCCCGGTGACAAGCTCACAAAATCAACCCTCAACAAGTATGGAGTTGAGCTGGAAGAAATCATTTGGGTAGACTCCAATATTACTACCATAGAAAATGCATTTGACGGgctaaacaaaattaaatacatcGACCTGAGCAGAAACGAAATACTAAGGACTGAGCATGGGCTGTTTGCGAGACTGactgatttaaaatttataaatatctcGAGAAATAAAATCGAAGATTTACCTAGGTTTACATTCGCAGATTTGGTAAACGTGGAATATCTAGATATTTCATACAACAATCTGCAAGCGATACCATTCCAGGTCTTCGGACAGATGACGAGTTTGCAGCATTTGGATATATCATACAATAAACTAGCGACATTCTTAGATTACTATTTTCAACCAAATCGCCAACTGAAAAAACTGTTCCTAAATAATAATAGCCTAGTCAAAATTACATCTAATGCTCTAGTCAACTTGAAGGAATTGGAAGTTTTGGATATATCTAGCAACAAACTAGACAATATACCTAAATCTATATTTGATAACCTAGAAGAGTTAAGAGAACTTAatttaagttacaataattttctGAACATATCACAAGATGCTCTTAAAAATCTCAGTAAATTAAAATGGCTGAATATGGGTGGGAATAGACTGAAAGTTATGCCCTCGCTGCTCTTCCAATATAACGAATATTTAGAAACTATCTACCTCGATCACACAGACATAGCAGTAATACAAAATACTAACTTTAAAGGCTTAAAGAATTTGAAGCAACTCTTTATTAGAAGTAACGAGTGGTTAAAAGAAATAGAGCCATTTGTTTTTCAAGACGTTCCGACCATAACTCATTTAGATATAAGCTCGAATGCGCTTACGTTTCTGCCGCTATCACTGAATATGCTAACTCAATTAGAGGAGCTACGAATACACGGAAATCCTTGGGCTTGCGATTGCAGAATGGCGTGGTTCGGAAACTGGATCGAGAAAAGGAAAGATATAGTGAAAACTGATCTGAGCTGCAGACTGGCCTACCCGAATGACATGCTagcaattttaaacaatacaaacTGCAAACCACCTAATCTCGTATACAGCAGTCCATTATCATTACACCGACTTCAAACGGATGCTCTCTTGCAATGCAAATTCGAAGGTAACCCAGCACCTTCTATCACTTGGGTAACGCCTACGCGCGATGTCTATCATTGGAACCCCAACGAGCCCGAGCCTGACATATTCCACAAGCACGGCATCGCCCACGACCAGTATTACCGTGCCATCGATTACGCCAATTCGAGGGTGAAAATTCGCGACGATGGTTCTTTAATAGTAACCGATATCCACAGGGAAGACTGTGGGACGTACATATGTTTTGCATCGAATCCTACTGCTAACGCTACCGTGGAGGTAGTCCTCAACATAGATCCCATGACCATGTTTGAAATTAAGATGTACAGTTTGCTGTTTGGTGCTCTTTGTGCGATTGGTTTTCTTGGTCTAACATTAGCAGTGCAAGCATTGCGGTACATATTTTACAG GTTTCGACTTTTGGAAACTTGTTGTAGTTGTTGTACATGCGTCAATCGCGATGCGCCCCGAACGCGTCAAATATACAGTATGTTAGATAACATCGAACAATACAAACGACAGCAATTAGAGAAATTACGAGAAAACTATGCAGTTCAA GTTCATCGAATAAAAGAGAATTGCACGCAGCAAATGGAGTGGATACAAAGCAGCTACTCATCACAAGCGACTCACTTGCGCAACATAAGAGATATAGGAACGAATCATTTGACCGCCATGAAAGATCAGTATTATGACCag GTGAAACGCGTCCGCGATTACTCCACGTGCCAGCTAAATTGGGTTCGGGAAAATTACGTTTTCCAACGAAACAAGATCAGAAAATTCAGTGCACATCAAATACTGCGACTTCGGGAATCGTACAAGTACCAGCAGCAGACTCTGAACAAGGTGTTAGAAAACTTGCCGAGCTTCTACTTCGAGAACTGTCGCAGCGGATCCTGCGGAAGGAGCGACTCCATGGCTTTCGACCCCGACGTGGAGGTCATCGACATGTACCTGAAAACTAAAATCGAAAAGCTGGCCAAACTGCCGAGCCCTATATTAGACGACGAGAGCAGGGTGTCCGTTTACTACACGCCGACGGAGAGATCTATCGACTCTCGTAAAAACTCCATGTCGATACCGGAGGGGATCCACATCAACATGATAGAGAGGGCGCCGCCCGCGCCACCCCGCCTGCTCGCTATGATCAAGCCTCTCCCGGCGCCCCCGCCAACCGAGTCCACCTCCGGCATCCAGACCCCCTCTAGAAGCTCCGCGCACACCTCGAAACAGAAGTACCCGGACGACGCCAAGCCCTCCAGTGAGCCGCTGCTGGGTCACCACGACGTATTCAGAGAGGCCAGGAAGCGAAAGACCATGGCTGCGAGTTTGAGTTCACCGGAACTCGGCGTGCTGGAGAAGGAGCCCGGGAAGGAGCAGTCGCGGGTGCTGCTGGCGGTGGAGTTCACCAAGCCGGAGTGTCAGGTGCGGCACGCGGCCGGCCAGCTGGTGTGCGGGGAGTGTGCGAAACTGTGCGAGAACACGCCCTTGTAG